The Ruficoccus amylovorans genome has a segment encoding these proteins:
- a CDS encoding GxxExxY protein, with amino-acid sequence MGPPDEYNHLSGLVVDSAFKVHTTLGPGLIESVYEACMLHELRKRGVHAESQVSLPIRYDDVTLDAGLRLDIWVERKLIVELKATESLLPVHKAQLLTYLKLSRCRLGLLINFNSALIKDGIQRLAL; translated from the coding sequence ATGGGCCCGCCAGATGAGTACAACCATCTCTCCGGCCTGGTTGTTGATTCTGCCTTTAAAGTTCACACCACCTTGGGCCCGGGGCTTATTGAGTCCGTTTACGAGGCTTGCATGCTCCATGAACTGAGAAAAAGAGGTGTACATGCCGAGTCACAAGTCAGCCTTCCCATCCGTTACGATGATGTCACCTTGGACGCCGGGTTGAGATTGGATATATGGGTGGAGCGCAAACTCATCGTAGAGCTTAAAGCCACTGAGAGTCTTCTTCCGGTCCATAAAGCCCAACTCCTCACTTACTTGAAACTAAGTAGATGCAGACTGGGCCTGTTGATTAACTTTAACTCTGCGCTCATCAAAGACGGTATTCAGCGGTTGGCACTGTAA
- the uvrB gene encoding excinuclease ABC subunit UvrB, translating into MRFELAAEYKPMGDQPAAIDKLVDSIQAGNRYQTLLGVTGSGKTFTVANVVERVQRPTLLISHNKTLAAQLYSELKNFFPNNAVEYFVSYYDYYQPEAYVPQTDTYIEKDSSINEEIERLRIAATSSLISRRDVIVVASVSCIYGLGSPEDFEEMMIPIRVGEELGRDHFLERLVENLYTRNDVVLSRGNFRVRGEVVDVFPAYMESAIRIEFWGDEVESIQALDPLTGNTGERMEHFQLYPANQYITPRRKLETAVKAIREELDGRVHELEKNQRLVEAQRLRMRTEYDIELLQEMGFCSGIENYSRHLSGRNPGDRPWCLIDFFPKDFLLVIDESHATWPQIGAMYKGDRSRKERLVEYGFRLPSALDNRPLQANEFQDVVGQTIFVSATPAAYELQNSSVIAEQVIRPTGLLDPVMEIRPIKGQVEDLIGEVKNVTERGERVLVTTLTKRMSEDLTTYLRESGIRVEYLHSDIDAIERVEILRNLRRGDFDVLVGVNLLREGLDLPEVSLVAILDADKEGFLRSETSLIQTAGRAARHEKGRVILYADVMNDSLRRTLEVTEKRRERQAAYNAEHGITPRSVKRGLQASLHVPGATDEPDMVNVAEAGGDEDVAVVLAELETEMLEAAANLEFERAAILRDQIDALKSGEAKSGFSGRRKSASRKKKGTGRR; encoded by the coding sequence GTGCGTTTTGAACTGGCAGCCGAGTACAAGCCGATGGGGGACCAGCCCGCGGCTATCGACAAACTCGTGGACTCGATCCAGGCGGGCAACCGCTACCAGACCCTGCTCGGTGTGACCGGCTCGGGGAAGACCTTTACCGTGGCCAACGTGGTCGAGCGCGTGCAGCGGCCGACCTTGCTCATTTCGCACAACAAGACGCTCGCGGCTCAGCTTTATTCGGAACTGAAAAACTTTTTTCCCAACAACGCGGTCGAGTATTTCGTCAGCTACTACGACTATTACCAGCCCGAGGCTTACGTTCCGCAGACCGACACGTACATCGAAAAGGACTCGTCCATCAACGAGGAGATCGAGCGCCTGCGTATCGCCGCGACCAGTTCGCTCATCAGTCGCCGGGACGTGATCGTGGTGGCGAGTGTCTCGTGCATTTACGGCCTGGGCTCGCCGGAGGACTTCGAGGAGATGATGATCCCGATCCGCGTGGGCGAGGAACTGGGGCGCGATCACTTTCTGGAGCGGCTGGTGGAAAACCTCTACACGCGCAACGATGTCGTCCTCTCACGGGGGAACTTCCGCGTACGCGGCGAGGTGGTGGACGTTTTCCCCGCCTACATGGAGAGTGCGATCCGGATCGAGTTCTGGGGCGATGAGGTAGAGTCGATTCAGGCGCTTGACCCCCTGACCGGCAACACCGGCGAGCGCATGGAGCACTTCCAGCTCTACCCCGCGAACCAGTACATCACCCCGCGTCGCAAGCTCGAAACCGCCGTCAAGGCCATCCGCGAGGAGCTCGACGGGCGCGTGCACGAACTGGAGAAAAACCAGCGGCTGGTCGAGGCGCAGCGCCTGCGCATGCGCACCGAGTATGATATCGAGCTGCTACAGGAGATGGGCTTTTGCAGCGGGATCGAGAACTACTCACGCCACCTCAGCGGGCGCAACCCTGGCGACCGGCCCTGGTGCCTGATCGACTTTTTCCCGAAAGATTTTCTGCTCGTGATCGACGAGAGCCATGCGACCTGGCCGCAGATCGGGGCCATGTACAAGGGCGACCGTTCGCGCAAGGAGCGGCTGGTCGAGTACGGCTTTCGGCTGCCCTCCGCGCTGGACAACCGCCCCTTGCAGGCGAACGAGTTTCAGGATGTGGTGGGACAGACGATTTTTGTGTCGGCCACTCCGGCGGCCTACGAGCTGCAAAACTCCAGTGTGATCGCCGAGCAGGTTATCCGCCCGACCGGCTTGCTCGACCCGGTGATGGAGATCCGCCCGATCAAGGGCCAGGTCGAAGACCTCATCGGCGAGGTCAAAAACGTGACCGAGCGCGGCGAGCGCGTGCTCGTGACCACCCTGACCAAGCGCATGTCCGAGGACCTTACGACGTACTTGCGCGAGTCTGGCATCCGCGTGGAGTACCTGCACTCGGATATCGACGCCATCGAGCGGGTCGAGATTTTACGGAACCTGCGGCGGGGTGACTTCGACGTGCTGGTCGGGGTCAATCTCCTGCGCGAAGGGCTGGACTTGCCCGAGGTTTCGCTAGTGGCGATCCTCGACGCGGACAAGGAAGGCTTCCTGCGCAGCGAGACGAGCCTTATCCAGACCGCCGGGCGTGCCGCCCGCCACGAGAAGGGCCGGGTCATTCTCTACGCCGATGTGATGAACGACTCCCTGCGCCGGACGCTGGAGGTCACCGAGAAGCGCCGCGAGCGCCAGGCGGCTTACAACGCTGAGCACGGGATCACCCCGCGCTCGGTCAAGCGCGGCTTGCAGGCCAGTCTGCACGTGCCGGGCGCAACAGATGAGCCCGACATGGTCAACGTGGCCGAGGCGGGTGGCGACGAGGATGTGGCCGTTGTCCTGGCCGAACTGGAAACCGAAATGCTGGAGGCGGCGGCGAACCTGGAGTTCGAGCGGGCCGCTATCTTGCGCGACCAGATCGACGCACTCAAGAGCGGCGAAGCCAAAAGCGGTTTTTCCGGCCGCAGGAAATCGGCTTCGCGTAAAAAGAAAGGCACCGGGCGTCGCTGA
- the sucC gene encoding ADP-forming succinate--CoA ligase subunit beta, protein MNIHEYQAKELFTEFGIPVPAGKAVQNVEQFQAAVDSISGEKIVVKSQIHAGGRGKGTFTDGYKGGVKVVDSKEAALDAGKAMLGNTLVTHQTGPKGREVKTVYFTEASAIAKEYYLAILLDRENSQPVFIASTEGGMDIEKVAAETPEKIARIHVDPAGGLHPFHKRAVAFALGLTTKEQLKQMDKLLTGLYDLFWAKDCALVEINPLITTPEGDIVALDAKVNFDSNALYRHPEIVALRDLGEEDPKEIEASKSGLSYIALDGNIACLVNGAGLAMATMDIIKHFGGNPANFLDVGGGANEQQVTEAFRIILSDPNVEGILVNIFGGIMSCKTIALGIIGAAKNVELNVPLVVRLEGNEVKEGKKLLDESGLKLTSADSLADAAKKIVELIQK, encoded by the coding sequence ATGAACATTCATGAATATCAGGCCAAGGAACTGTTTACGGAGTTCGGCATCCCGGTGCCGGCAGGTAAGGCAGTTCAAAATGTAGAACAATTCCAAGCGGCTGTTGACAGCATCTCCGGCGAGAAAATCGTCGTGAAGTCACAGATCCATGCCGGTGGCCGCGGCAAAGGCACCTTTACCGACGGGTACAAGGGCGGCGTCAAGGTCGTGGACAGCAAGGAGGCCGCGCTCGATGCCGGCAAGGCCATGCTCGGCAACACCCTCGTCACCCACCAGACCGGCCCCAAGGGCCGCGAGGTCAAAACCGTGTACTTCACCGAAGCCAGCGCGATCGCCAAGGAGTACTACCTGGCCATCCTGCTCGACCGCGAGAATTCGCAGCCGGTCTTCATCGCCTCGACCGAGGGCGGCATGGACATTGAGAAGGTCGCCGCCGAGACCCCCGAGAAGATCGCCCGTATCCACGTCGATCCCGCCGGCGGACTTCACCCCTTCCACAAGCGCGCCGTAGCCTTCGCCCTGGGGCTGACCACCAAGGAGCAGCTCAAGCAGATGGACAAGCTCCTGACCGGCCTCTACGACCTTTTCTGGGCCAAGGATTGCGCGCTGGTTGAAATCAACCCGCTCATCACCACCCCCGAAGGCGACATCGTCGCGCTCGACGCCAAGGTCAACTTCGACAGCAACGCCCTCTATCGCCACCCCGAAATCGTCGCCCTGCGCGACCTCGGCGAAGAAGACCCCAAGGAAATCGAAGCCTCCAAGTCCGGCCTCAGCTACATCGCGCTGGACGGCAACATCGCCTGCCTCGTCAACGGCGCGGGCCTGGCCATGGCCACGATGGACATCATCAAGCACTTCGGCGGCAACCCGGCCAACTTCCTCGACGTGGGTGGCGGTGCCAACGAGCAGCAGGTGACCGAAGCCTTCCGCATCATCCTCAGCGACCCGAATGTCGAAGGCATCCTGGTCAACATTTTCGGCGGTATCATGAGCTGCAAGACGATCGCCCTGGGCATCATCGGCGCGGCCAAGAACGTCGAGCTGAATGTCCCGCTGGTCGTCCGCCTCGAAGGCAACGAAGTCAAGGAAGGCAAGAAGCTGCTCGACGAAAGCGGCCTCAAACTGACCTCGGCCGATTCCCTGGCCGACGCGGCCAAAAAGATCGTCGAGCTGATCCAGAAGTAA
- a CDS encoding dihydrodipicolinate synthase family protein — MNLDLSTIERGVWPAMLTPFKSDLSVDFDGLASLVDFYVGHGVHGLLSTCWSSETEYLSFDEALEINRQTVRLTQGRIPVAATPHAMAAAETPSLEERIQMLFDIGVTYVVLVAARLAEPDQSDEELCDRLEAMPWDGLGIYESPSPYHRLLSAQAMSRIAATGRFFFHKDTSCNIDSIRAKVDAVRGTPLRFYNAHSPTLLDSLRWGGNGYCGVGANFHPEVYVELCDCVGRDPSRAESIQHFLNTVETMSGNNTYPSNAKVHLQRRGVRIGTQTRITCPFTPESEKLLDGLALCYEEHYGPMCR, encoded by the coding sequence ATGAACCTTGACCTGAGCACGATCGAACGCGGCGTCTGGCCGGCAATGTTAACTCCGTTTAAGTCCGACCTCAGCGTCGATTTTGACGGACTGGCCAGCCTGGTCGATTTCTATGTCGGCCACGGCGTGCACGGCCTGCTGTCCACCTGCTGGTCGAGTGAAACCGAGTACCTCAGCTTCGACGAAGCCCTGGAGATCAACCGGCAGACGGTACGCCTGACCCAGGGCCGCATCCCCGTGGCTGCCACCCCGCATGCGATGGCGGCGGCGGAAACGCCCTCCCTGGAAGAGCGGATACAAATGCTCTTCGACATTGGTGTCACCTACGTCGTCCTCGTGGCCGCCCGCCTGGCCGAGCCGGACCAAAGCGATGAAGAACTATGCGACCGCCTCGAAGCCATGCCCTGGGACGGGCTGGGCATCTACGAATCCCCCTCGCCCTACCACCGGCTGCTGTCGGCGCAGGCGATGAGCCGGATTGCCGCGACCGGGCGCTTCTTTTTCCACAAGGACACCTCCTGCAACATCGACAGCATCCGGGCAAAGGTGGACGCCGTTCGCGGCACACCGCTACGCTTCTACAATGCACACAGCCCGACCCTGCTCGACTCCCTGCGCTGGGGCGGCAATGGCTACTGTGGCGTGGGCGCAAATTTCCACCCCGAGGTTTATGTGGAGCTGTGCGACTGCGTGGGGCGTGATCCGTCCCGTGCCGAGAGCATCCAGCACTTCCTCAACACCGTCGAAACCATGAGCGGCAACAACACCTACCCCAGCAATGCCAAGGTTCACCTGCAACGCCGGGGGGTCCGCATCGGGACGCAGACACGGATCACCTGCCCCTTTACCCCCGAAAGCGAAAAGCTGCTCGACGGACTCGCCCTGTGCTACGAAGAGCACTACGGGCCGATGTGCCGGTAA
- a CDS encoding sodium:solute symporter family transporter translates to MKLSLIDVAVLVLFFASQIAIGLYVGRKNTSASQYFLAGKSFSGLLVGVSFIGSVISSVTFMATPADAFKTAWFRFIPNFAFPVIALLAAWLLIPFFRRGTLTSAYQYLALRFHNSVSAYASVVFIVTQVVRTSMIAYLLSLLVGEITGWGFSWSLILVIIVTGVYTVKGGIRAVIWTDAVQAVILAGGGIACIVVAVMGIPDGLATVFSDGIAHHKFSFWDLDPVTKELAPTAWFGGFGEKTVLMVFLVGLFQYLNLQFDQSTVQRWCTARTAKDARKSMYVLGLGCIPIWASFQFLGICLFVFFLYHKSAVAEAALNGTEKAEVIVPYFIMNYLPVGIVGLVISAAFAAAMSTLSSSINVGSMVGVNDLYKKYLNPGMSERRGLILGKILSVVAALLMFLGAQLVHTMDTMTLADLMLSVGVVITIGIPSFFVAGMFTRRIGTASIWTGVLCALAFASWVMLSNAGAIPDHLAIRIPAYYVSVIGNCMALGIAVVLSLWIKPAPADLTNLTVWDQDGKALD, encoded by the coding sequence ATGAAACTATCCCTGATCGATGTCGCCGTACTCGTGCTGTTTTTCGCCAGTCAAATCGCGATTGGCCTGTACGTGGGGCGCAAGAACACGTCGGCCAGCCAATACTTCCTGGCGGGCAAGTCCTTCTCCGGCCTGTTGGTCGGGGTGAGCTTCATCGGCTCGGTCATCAGCTCGGTCACGTTCATGGCGACGCCCGCCGACGCTTTTAAAACGGCCTGGTTCCGCTTCATCCCGAACTTCGCCTTCCCGGTCATCGCCCTCTTGGCGGCCTGGCTACTCATTCCCTTCTTCCGCCGGGGCACCCTGACCTCCGCCTACCAATACCTGGCCCTGCGCTTCCATAATTCAGTATCCGCCTACGCCTCGGTCGTCTTCATCGTCACCCAGGTCGTGCGCACCAGCATGATCGCCTACTTGCTGTCGCTGCTGGTCGGGGAAATCACAGGCTGGGGCTTCAGTTGGTCGTTGATCCTGGTCATCATCGTAACCGGCGTGTACACGGTCAAAGGCGGGATCCGCGCTGTGATCTGGACCGACGCGGTGCAGGCGGTGATCCTGGCCGGTGGCGGTATCGCGTGCATTGTCGTGGCGGTGATGGGCATTCCCGACGGGCTGGCCACCGTGTTCAGTGACGGCATCGCGCACCACAAATTTTCCTTCTGGGATCTCGACCCGGTCACAAAGGAACTCGCCCCTACGGCGTGGTTCGGCGGCTTCGGGGAAAAGACCGTCCTGATGGTTTTTCTGGTCGGACTCTTTCAATACCTGAACCTCCAGTTCGACCAGTCCACAGTCCAGCGCTGGTGCACAGCGCGGACGGCGAAGGATGCGCGCAAGTCGATGTACGTGCTCGGACTGGGCTGCATCCCAATCTGGGCCTCTTTCCAGTTCCTGGGCATCTGCCTGTTCGTATTCTTCCTTTACCATAAGTCGGCTGTGGCCGAGGCCGCCCTCAACGGCACGGAAAAGGCGGAGGTCATCGTCCCGTATTTCATCATGAACTACCTGCCTGTAGGGATCGTAGGGCTGGTGATTTCAGCCGCCTTCGCCGCCGCCATGTCCACGCTCAGCTCGTCGATCAACGTCGGCAGCATGGTGGGTGTCAACGACCTGTACAAAAAGTACCTCAACCCCGGCATGAGCGAACGCCGGGGTCTGATCCTGGGAAAAATCCTCTCCGTAGTGGCGGCGCTCCTCATGTTCCTGGGGGCCCAGCTCGTCCACACGATGGACACCATGACGCTGGCCGACCTCATGCTGTCCGTCGGTGTCGTCATCACCATCGGCATCCCCTCCTTTTTCGTCGCGGGGATGTTCACCCGCCGGATCGGGACCGCGTCCATCTGGACGGGGGTGCTTTGCGCCCTGGCGTTTGCTAGCTGGGTCATGCTCAGCAACGCGGGAGCCATTCCGGATCACCTGGCCATCCGCATCCCCGCCTACTACGTGTCGGTCATCGGCAACTGCATGGCCCTCGGCATCGCGGTGGTGCTGTCGTTGTGGATCAAGCCCGCCCCGGCGGACCTGACCAACCTCACGGTCTGGGATCAGGACGGAAAAGCGCTCGACTAG
- the rph gene encoding ribonuclease PH has translation MSTEKRLDGRLPHELRPLSFEPGFAPHATGSVLACFGNTRVICAATLEKRVPGWMREQGVEGGWITAEYSMLPYSTHDRKARDIAKGRLDGRSVEIQRLIGRSMRAVVDLKKLPGYTLWIDCDVLQADGGTRTASISGAYVASQLAVRRLMADGVLAESPFTDSVAAVSVGIFHDLEIADLNYHEDREASVDFNIVMTGGGQYVEVQGTGEEATFSSEQLARLLDMGKHAVAQITARQAEVLG, from the coding sequence ATGTCCACAGAAAAGCGACTTGACGGACGCCTTCCCCATGAGCTCCGCCCCCTTTCTTTTGAACCCGGGTTCGCCCCCCATGCCACCGGCTCCGTGCTGGCCTGCTTCGGCAACACGCGGGTCATCTGCGCGGCCACGCTGGAGAAGCGCGTCCCCGGCTGGATGCGGGAACAGGGCGTCGAGGGTGGCTGGATCACGGCGGAGTATTCCATGCTCCCCTACTCTACCCACGACCGCAAAGCCCGCGACATCGCCAAGGGCCGGCTCGACGGCCGCTCGGTAGAGATCCAACGCCTCATCGGCCGCTCCATGCGCGCCGTGGTGGACCTGAAAAAGCTCCCCGGCTACACGCTGTGGATCGACTGTGATGTGCTCCAGGCCGACGGCGGCACCCGCACCGCCTCCATCTCCGGAGCCTACGTCGCCTCGCAGCTCGCCGTGCGCCGCCTCATGGCCGACGGCGTCCTGGCCGAGAGCCCCTTCACCGACTCGGTGGCGGCGGTCAGCGTCGGGATTTTCCACGACCTGGAGATTGCCGACCTGAATTACCACGAGGACCGCGAAGCCTCGGTTGACTTTAATATTGTCATGACCGGCGGCGGCCAGTACGTAGAAGTACAGGGCACGGGCGAAGAAGCCACCTTCTCGTCCGAGCAATTGGCCCGTCTGCTGGACATGGGGAAGCATGCCGTCGCGCAGATTACGGCCAGACAAGCTGAAGTACTCGGTTAA
- the sucD gene encoding succinate--CoA ligase subunit alpha: MSVLVGKDTRVVGQGITGKAGTLHALNNIAYGTNYVAAVTPGKGGTKWEDKLPIFNTVRDAVEKEGANTSVIFVPPPFAADSILEAIDAGIETVICITEGIPVRDMTIVKDALRKSKTRLIGPNCPGIMTPGQCNIGIMPGYIAQPGKVGVVSRSGTLTYEAMYQLTVRGHGQSTCIGIGGDPVNGTSHLDAVKLFNEDPATEAIILIGEIGGSAEEEAAAYIKANVKKPVAAFIAGTTAPPGRRMGHAGAIVSGSSGSAETKIAALKDAGIAVAPTPSEIADTLLEIYKG, from the coding sequence ATGAGCGTACTCGTCGGAAAAGACACCAGAGTCGTCGGACAGGGCATCACCGGCAAGGCCGGCACCCTGCACGCCCTCAACAACATCGCCTACGGCACCAACTACGTGGCCGCCGTCACACCGGGCAAGGGCGGAACCAAATGGGAGGACAAGCTCCCCATCTTCAACACGGTCAGGGACGCCGTCGAAAAGGAAGGCGCCAACACCTCCGTTATTTTCGTGCCGCCGCCCTTCGCCGCCGACTCCATCCTGGAGGCGATTGACGCCGGGATCGAGACCGTCATCTGCATCACCGAGGGCATCCCGGTGCGCGACATGACCATCGTCAAGGACGCCTTGCGCAAGAGCAAGACGCGCCTCATCGGCCCGAACTGCCCCGGCATCATGACCCCCGGCCAGTGCAACATCGGCATCATGCCTGGCTACATCGCCCAGCCCGGCAAGGTTGGCGTGGTCAGCCGCTCCGGCACCCTGACCTACGAGGCGATGTACCAACTCACCGTGCGCGGTCACGGCCAGAGCACCTGCATCGGTATCGGCGGGGACCCGGTCAACGGCACCAGCCACCTCGACGCGGTCAAGCTCTTCAATGAAGACCCGGCCACCGAGGCCATCATTCTTATCGGAGAAATCGGCGGCAGTGCCGAAGAAGAAGCCGCCGCCTACATCAAGGCCAATGTAAAAAAACCCGTCGCAGCCTTTATCGCGGGCACGACTGCTCCCCCCGGACGCCGCATGGGCCACGCGGGAGCCATCGTCTCCGGCAGCAGTGGCTCGGCGGAAACGAAAATCGCCGCTCTCAAAGACGCGGGTATCGCCGTCGCACCGACACCGTCGGAAATCGCTGATACCTTACTTGAAATCTACAAAGGTTAG
- a CDS encoding CopG family ribbon-helix-helix protein yields the protein MKIISASVKEKGLSISTLHMAQRKQNHGRAPGKTQISISLPQNLVERIDKLAEEENRNRSNYIATHLERLADGVVASEPAAAFKTARKK from the coding sequence TTGAAAATCATTTCTGCCAGTGTAAAAGAGAAAGGTTTATCAATAAGCACACTGCATATGGCACAAAGAAAACAAAACCACGGGCGTGCGCCCGGAAAAACCCAAATCTCCATCAGCCTACCGCAGAACTTGGTTGAGCGTATCGACAAGCTCGCGGAAGAGGAGAATCGCAATCGTTCCAATTACATTGCGACTCATCTCGAAAGGCTCGCGGACGGCGTAGTTGCCAGCGAACCGGCAGCGGCGTTCAAAACCGCCCGTAAAAAATAG
- a CDS encoding DUF3748 domain-containing protein, protein MSHRPMLSLIFVLCSGVVISPVVFAFHASPESGDGATSFPVETQLTAGPEGHRISNSNVWSPDSQWIVYDGRTGEDFNGSDIRRVNIETSGVQTLYSSPEGSHCGASFYHPRADYVTFILSPKGPDPEWTYAASRRRGGLVDVRSPGECRSLDAMDYSAPFTPGALRGGSHVHVFSGDGQLVSFTYEDEILRQLDGREGAPPSQRNIGVLFPAGPVEVSPDHPHNSDGDYFSVQISETVAAPVPGSDEISRACENGWVGTGGYLKPDGTRQAYAVAFKGLVTAPDGTRHYEVFITDIPEGLVPEARPGTPLEGTLTQPPSPPRGIGQRRLTFTAGREYPGLQGPRHWLLSSPDGSQIAFLMKDQDGLPQLFSISPNGGEPRQISESPFGVSSAFSWSPDGRFIACARDNSIFITEVATGEDRRLTARSPDETAPLPYACVFSPDGRHIAYERLDADGNEQIYIVSVPGASGD, encoded by the coding sequence ATGTCTCATCGTCCCATGCTTTCGCTGATATTTGTGCTGTGTTCCGGTGTTGTGATTTCTCCGGTTGTCTTTGCTTTTCATGCCTCGCCGGAGTCAGGGGATGGGGCGACCTCATTTCCGGTTGAGACGCAATTGACCGCGGGGCCTGAGGGACACCGCATCAGCAACAGCAATGTCTGGTCTCCTGACAGCCAGTGGATTGTTTACGACGGGCGCACGGGAGAGGACTTTAACGGCAGTGACATCCGGCGGGTTAATATCGAGACATCGGGGGTACAGACCCTCTATAGTTCGCCCGAAGGCAGCCATTGCGGAGCCTCTTTCTATCACCCGCGTGCGGATTATGTGACTTTTATTCTCAGCCCGAAGGGGCCGGACCCGGAGTGGACCTACGCTGCCAGTCGGCGCCGCGGGGGGCTGGTCGATGTACGTTCGCCGGGGGAGTGCCGGAGTCTCGATGCGATGGACTATAGTGCTCCGTTCACGCCCGGGGCGTTGCGGGGTGGCTCTCATGTGCATGTTTTCAGTGGCGACGGCCAGCTTGTCAGCTTCACGTATGAGGATGAAATCCTGCGGCAACTGGACGGCCGCGAGGGGGCTCCACCGTCACAGCGGAATATCGGCGTGCTCTTCCCCGCCGGGCCGGTTGAAGTCTCGCCGGATCATCCCCACAATAGCGACGGTGATTATTTCAGTGTGCAAATCAGTGAGACCGTGGCTGCCCCTGTTCCCGGCAGTGACGAGATCAGCCGTGCCTGCGAAAATGGCTGGGTCGGCACGGGGGGATACCTGAAGCCCGACGGTACGCGGCAAGCTTACGCCGTGGCGTTCAAGGGGCTGGTCACGGCTCCCGATGGCACCCGGCATTATGAGGTTTTCATTACGGATATACCGGAGGGGCTGGTTCCGGAGGCCCGGCCGGGCACACCGCTGGAGGGCACGCTCACGCAGCCGCCGTCGCCGCCCCGTGGGATTGGCCAGCGTCGGTTGACTTTCACGGCGGGGCGCGAATACCCCGGGCTTCAGGGGCCTCGGCACTGGCTGCTAAGTTCGCCCGATGGTTCGCAGATTGCTTTCCTGATGAAAGACCAGGATGGCCTGCCTCAGCTTTTCAGTATTTCTCCCAATGGCGGTGAGCCGCGTCAGATTTCCGAATCGCCCTTTGGCGTGTCCTCGGCGTTCAGTTGGAGTCCGGATGGGCGCTTCATCGCCTGCGCGCGGGACAACAGTATCTTTATCACCGAAGTGGCTACGGGCGAAGACCGGCGGCTGACTGCCCGCAGCCCGGACGAAACCGCCCCGCTGCCCTATGCCTGCGTGTTTTCTCCCGACGGGCGTCATATCGCCTATGAGCGTCTCGACGCGGATGGCAACGAGCAGATCTACATCGTTTCGGTTCCGGGGGCGTCGGGCGACTGA